A region of the Nitrospiria bacterium genome:
CCGCTTCACCTTCGTCAAGCGACTTGTATCCGTCACCCTGAATCGCGGAAAAATGTACAAAGACATCCTTACCGTCTTCCTGGGACAGGAATCCATAACCCTTGCTGGCATTAAACCACTTCACAGTGCCTTTTGCCATTGTGATATCACCCCTTTCCTATGTGTGTGAGGGAGATTGGTGTTTGAGGTTTCACTGGACTGAATCATCAATCAGGAATCCCCGCTCTGAGCCGTTCGCGGGTCACAAAAAAACCGCAGGGCCTTGGTGACAGCCTCTGCGGTTCGGTAAATCCCTACAAAAACTTGCTCACAAAGCAGATAAAAAATACCACAATAGAAAATTGGTGTCAAGTCTTTTTTTTGTGGGGGGGGATCCCTATGGGATTTCATAAGCGGTCTATCCCAATGCCGCAAAGCCCCATCCTGGATCCGCGCAGCCTACCGAGGAATCGGAGGATACCGCTCCGGCCGTGTGGCGATATACGAGGTCAGGATTTTCGAGGGATGGTAGGAAAGCTTGGCCGCGCGGAGACGTTCGAGACCGGAATCGTCCATCGCATGGATAACGGCATAATCCGAAAGCTCCAGGCAAAATTCCCGGAAAAGATAGGCCGCCAGGCCGGCGATCTCCCGATCGGCCACCTCCAACAGCACGCAGAAGATCCCCGGCCGGAGGGGAAATCCGAAGGTGTACCCGACAATCTTTCCGTCCAACCGCACCACGCGTCCGGTCAGTCCCAAGGCCGTGAAATTCTCAAGCGCCCTTCGATGAACCGAGGCGGCGTCCTCCAGCATCATGCCCTCTTCTTCCCGCTGGCTGGAAGAAGGACCTGATTTACCCTGTTGTTTCTTCCACCGGTCGAAGAACTCCAGGCAGTCATCCAGATCGGAAGGTCGGTATGGCTCCAACCGGACGGGGCCGTTACGATGGTCCCGCACGAAGCGGTTGCAGGCCCAGCGTTTGGTCTTGTAGCGATCGCCCGCCAGTCGGACCAGTGCCTCCCGTTCGTACAGATACTCCTGTTCCTTCGGTTTTAGGACGAACCCCATCGCTTCGAACCCCGCGACCTGTTCAGGAGGGATATTTTCAATCCGGGATACCGCCGGATGGGTATTTATGGAGTCCATCCGGGCAAAACATTTTTGGACCGCCTCCGGGATCAGCGTCTCCCCCAACGGGGGAAGTGGCATGAACAGACCGTCGACGTACCGCGCGAAGAGGCAGAACTGCCGGTCGATGACCGTCCAGGAATATTGAAGATGATCCTTCCAGACCATCAGCGCGGGCCAGGAATAACTCGATAACTCCGTCCGGGTCCATTTCAAGGCTGATTCAAACAGCGGACGGTCGGCATCCGCCAACGGGGTTAATCCGACCGCCTCGGGCGAAGGCCGCCCAGCCGTTGCGGCTGGCCGGCCCGTCAGCGCCTCCGTAAGGCGTGTCAGCGGCATCAGAATCATCACGTCATCCTGATAAGCC
Encoded here:
- a CDS encoding cold-shock protein — its product is MAKGTVKWFNASKGYGFLSQEDGKDVFVHFSAIQGDGYKSLDEGEA
- a CDS encoding phosphatidylglycerol lysyltransferase domain-containing protein: MTLIPQLIPSSRCLACDVCCRFPEKDSPLAPYFTADEVRRAIGRGVSPERFAHPEGGRIELIPHPNGEGYICPAFDPNSNGCRIYDDRPLDCQLFPLALMWDSSRRTVLLGYDRKCPFVSETLLGDSLFEYGRSMAARLETDDTIQALRGNSGLIGAYQDDVMILMPLTRLTEALTGRPAATAGRPSPEAVGLTPLADADRPLFESALKWTRTELSSYSWPALMVWKDHLQYSWTVIDRQFCLFARYVDGLFMPLPPLGETLIPEAVQKCFARMDSINTHPAVSRIENIPPEQVAGFEAMGFVLKPKEQEYLYEREALVRLAGDRYKTKRWACNRFVRDHRNGPVRLEPYRPSDLDDCLEFFDRWKKQQGKSGPSSSQREEEGMMLEDAASVHRRALENFTALGLTGRVVRLDGKIVGYTFGFPLRPGIFCVLLEVADREIAGLAAYLFREFCLELSDYAVIHAMDDSGLERLRAAKLSYHPSKILTSYIATRPERYPPIPR